In the genome of Deinococcus misasensis DSM 22328, one region contains:
- a CDS encoding SGNH/GDSL hydrolase family protein, whose product MSFGPPPSQDLKKLASQMGINTTGLNKDQLAAEIAASGQITAQQAAILIQRMMLGAEDAAMFVVGDSTGASNTRWVYLLALKLAAMFPAWTVLYRTWKDTNDTWNSAVTLQTGTNGRTLTIWNGSASGTQASYPVATQARWAVMSSMTPQLVMINYGHNTTGVGSTYRSTHYPLIRKIQETWPSAGIICTLQNPRGTGDVERTNHLIRMRVVAELCASEGYGCINVTQAFLNDPSYTANLLLLDGIHPNDNAGSPLWANEVARHFKASRFVTPQAPPMRETWRFIPAAQFLASEGAPTLAIAGTMPAWSFDPATQMSVNAAVDIPSHWQSFDIHFVWTVALGSGYTGSNNGVAWEASLQSLGTGGFSAPMPASGASGAFSAPGGVVAGVAPNQGSAYPTVLTRVAANQSANYRPIGIRARRVAADALDTVAANVFLLGVLLVRAS is encoded by the coding sequence ATGTCATTTGGTCCGCCTCCCAGTCAAGACCTGAAGAAATTGGCTTCCCAGATGGGCATCAACACCACGGGCCTCAACAAAGACCAACTCGCTGCCGAAATTGCTGCCAGCGGTCAAATCACTGCTCAGCAAGCTGCCATCCTTATTCAGAGGATGATGCTCGGGGCGGAGGATGCAGCCATGTTCGTTGTGGGGGACAGCACCGGGGCCAGCAACACAAGATGGGTTTACCTGCTGGCCCTCAAACTCGCAGCCATGTTCCCGGCGTGGACCGTGTTGTACAGGACATGGAAGGACACAAACGACACCTGGAACTCCGCTGTAACCCTGCAAACCGGAACAAACGGACGCACCCTGACGATCTGGAACGGCAGTGCGTCCGGTACGCAGGCATCCTACCCAGTGGCAACTCAGGCACGGTGGGCCGTGATGTCCAGCATGACCCCTCAACTCGTGATGATCAATTACGGCCACAACACCACAGGGGTGGGCAGCACCTACCGCTCCACACACTACCCACTGATCCGCAAAATTCAGGAGACGTGGCCCAGTGCCGGGATCATTTGCACCCTTCAGAACCCGAGGGGAACTGGGGATGTCGAGAGGACCAACCACCTGATCCGCATGCGGGTGGTGGCGGAACTCTGTGCCTCCGAGGGCTACGGGTGCATTAACGTCACACAGGCGTTTTTGAATGATCCGTCTTATACGGCGAATTTGTTGCTGTTGGACGGCATCCACCCGAACGATAACGCAGGCTCACCCCTCTGGGCCAATGAGGTGGCAAGGCACTTCAAGGCCAGCCGTTTTGTGACCCCTCAGGCCCCTCCCATGCGGGAAACATGGCGGTTCATTCCAGCTGCTCAGTTCCTCGCCTCCGAGGGTGCCCCGACTCTGGCCATCGCCGGGACCATGCCAGCGTGGAGCTTTGACCCGGCCACGCAGATGTCTGTCAATGCAGCTGTGGACATCCCATCCCACTGGCAGTCATTTGACATCCATTTCGTCTGGACGGTTGCGCTCGGAAGTGGGTACACTGGCAGCAACAACGGTGTGGCTTGGGAGGCCAGCTTGCAATCCCTTGGGACCGGAGGGTTCAGTGCCCCCATGCCTGCCTCTGGAGCAAGTGGGGCGTTCAGTGCACCCGGTGGGGTCGTGGCAGGAGTGGCCCCCAACCAAGGCAGCGCCTACCCGACCGTTTTGACTCGGGTGGCGGCAAACCAGAGCGCCAATTATAGGCCCATCGGGATCAGGGCAAGGCGTGTGGCAGCAGACGCGCTCGACACCGTGGCAGCCAACGTGTTTCTGTTGGGGGTGCTTTTGGTGCGCGCGTCCTGA
- a CDS encoding phage holin family protein, whose protein sequence is MPENSLNALPLWHYLTAFAVLGLFARLASLQFARHQPKWRVLIADCWLSALFAVIFGWMCLESGLGVPWALLVSTITGYFGARATIKKHGPKVDAVIGKVIDATTGILGALKPTPEKKAGEDNDIP, encoded by the coding sequence ATGCCTGAAAACTCCCTCAACGCCCTGCCGCTGTGGCATTACCTGACGGCCTTTGCAGTGCTCGGGCTTTTCGCTCGACTGGCAAGCCTCCAATTTGCACGCCACCAACCCAAGTGGCGGGTGCTGATCGCAGATTGCTGGCTTTCCGCCCTCTTCGCCGTCATTTTCGGTTGGATGTGCCTGGAATCCGGACTGGGTGTCCCCTGGGCTTTGCTGGTGTCCACCATCACCGGTTACTTCGGGGCCCGTGCCACCATCAAAAAGCACGGTCCGAAAGTGGACGCCGTGATCGGCAAAGTCATCGACGCCACCACCGGAATCCTCGGGGCCCTCAAGCCCACCCCTGAAAAGAAAGCAGGTGAGGACAATGACATTCCATGA
- a CDS encoding DUF6527 family protein: MKFQSLKSKVVRSDRLRAALPGDILIRSDGQRLICCPVCLNYSSIQQHLTGPDPAPTLSPSVICGHQNCKAHFFVQEGHIQPC; encoded by the coding sequence ATGAAATTCCAGTCCCTCAAAAGCAAAGTGGTCAGATCGGATCGGCTGCGCGCAGCCCTGCCCGGCGACATCCTGATCCGATCCGATGGCCAACGGTTGATTTGCTGCCCGGTCTGCCTGAATTACAGCAGCATCCAGCAGCACCTGACCGGACCCGACCCCGCACCCACCTTGAGCCCTTCGGTGATTTGCGGGCACCAGAACTGCAAGGCGCACTTCTTCGTTCAGGAAGGGCACATCCAGCCCTGCTGA
- a CDS encoding glycoside hydrolase family 19 protein — protein sequence MKPITAKLVLALNPKIPRATAEVTAEKLEKACDQFGINTPLRKAHFLGQLTAESGLVPKEEVLYYSAKRMTEVWPLRFPTVESARPYAMNPQRLANKVYSGRMGNGDEASGDGYRYRGMGMIQLTGKSNYKTYGQMTGFNLLQNPDLLLQIGVSALVAAAYWKARNLNEAADRNDIYSVTRGVNGGHHGIETRKWAFNVAYQSLK from the coding sequence ATGAAACCCATCACTGCAAAGCTGGTGCTCGCCCTGAACCCCAAGATTCCCAGAGCGACCGCTGAAGTCACCGCTGAGAAACTGGAGAAGGCCTGCGATCAATTCGGCATCAACACGCCCCTCCGGAAAGCCCACTTCCTCGGGCAACTCACCGCTGAGTCCGGACTGGTGCCCAAAGAGGAAGTGCTGTACTACAGTGCGAAACGCATGACTGAAGTGTGGCCTTTGCGCTTCCCGACCGTGGAATCCGCCCGCCCTTACGCCATGAACCCCCAGAGGCTCGCCAACAAAGTCTACTCGGGCCGCATGGGGAACGGCGATGAAGCGTCCGGCGATGGGTACCGCTACCGGGGCATGGGCATGATCCAACTCACCGGGAAAAGCAACTACAAAACCTACGGCCAGATGACCGGCTTCAACCTGCTCCAAAACCCGGACTTGCTCCTGCAAATTGGAGTGAGCGCTCTGGTGGCTGCCGCTTACTGGAAGGCCCGCAATTTGAATGAAGCTGCCGACCGGAATGACATTTACAGCGTCACCCGAGGGGTGAACGGTGGTCACCACGGCATTGAGACCCGCAAGTGGGCTTTCAATGTGGCTTACCAGAGTCTGAAATGA